A portion of the Deltaproteobacteria bacterium genome contains these proteins:
- a CDS encoding glutathione S-transferase family protein gives MQTATLYQFELCPYCHKVKAALDVKGIPYAKVDVNPMTKKELPELPADAPKKVPVLEFDGDRVYDSTDILMFLDGKRREPIPLVPDDPAARDKALQVEQWVDDDLSYVLPTVIYGSWSDAARAAKVVARTSNFGFVQNAIVRGGGSLIMHQVAKRIIKKRGGGNPQQLLDAELDRFEQWLGDADFVCGDAPSIGDIAAHGCLTCIRDFPAFATIMQRPRIAAWYERVQAIRDANRAQA, from the coding sequence ATGCAGACCGCGACGCTGTACCAGTTCGAGCTGTGCCCCTACTGCCACAAGGTCAAGGCGGCCCTGGACGTCAAGGGAATTCCCTACGCCAAGGTCGACGTCAACCCGATGACCAAGAAGGAGCTGCCCGAGTTGCCGGCCGACGCGCCCAAGAAGGTGCCGGTGCTCGAATTCGACGGCGACCGCGTGTACGACTCGACGGACATCTTGATGTTCCTCGACGGCAAGCGCCGCGAGCCGATCCCGCTCGTGCCCGACGACCCCGCCGCCCGCGACAAGGCGCTGCAGGTCGAGCAGTGGGTCGACGACGACCTGAGCTACGTGCTGCCGACCGTGATCTATGGATCGTGGAGCGACGCGGCCCGCGCCGCCAAGGTGGTGGCGCGCACGAGCAACTTTGGCTTCGTGCAAAACGCGATCGTGCGCGGCGGCGGATCGTTAATCATGCATCAGGTGGCCAAGCGCATCATCAAGAAGCGCGGCGGCGGCAACCCGCAGCAGCTGCTCGACGCGGAACTCGATCGCTTCGAACAGTGGCTCGGCGACGCGGACTTCGTGTGCGGCGACGCGCCGTCGATCGGCGACATCGCGGCACACGGTTGCCTCACCTGCATCCGCGACTTCCCCGCGTTCGCGACCATCATGCAGCGCCCGCGCATCGCGGCGTGGTACGAGCGGGTGCAGGCGATCCGCGACGCGAACCGCGCCCAGGCGTAA
- a CDS encoding serine/threonine-protein kinase PknK, producing MPDLEDTDPSELEDTDRFRIVARIGDGGMGVVYEAIDRDSDQRVALKTLKSMRADALLRFKQEFRSLRDIRHPNLVSLGELIEDRGTWFFTMELVDGQDFLAYVRTGTDHVADETPQWSQPTVDDADSTVTMGIPPSRRRYGTGFDEARLRSAFAQLAAGVSALHAAGKVHRDIKPSNIRVTPDGRVVLLDFGLVRAIGNSDDDLTASDRLVGTVRYMAPEQAATGTPVGPAADWYSVGVLLYQSLTGRLPFDGPPMQVLMNKQRSRPVHPRSLEPDLPDDLAELCIQLLATDPADRPTERQIRAVLRPPGAPATEPSRPSVTRSAVFVGRARELDALQAAYEASRAGAPVVALVCGESGIGKSALVQQFIGMLTARDARVVALAGRCFERESVPYKAVDELMDALVRHMHRLPAMEAAALVPHRAALLADVFPVLRQVQAIAQAPRPAHAAAEPRQQRAAVFRALRELFVRFAERRPLVLAIDDLQWADADSLALLADVLRPPDAPPLLLVATLRPAEPGADTAIAALPGDVRRIDLSRLADEEARELAELLLRFAGPDATLRPEDVAAEAAGHPLFIHELVHHCEMFGAAGGRAMALEDALWARVERLDPLARRVVELVVLANGPIALERIAAAAQLEFSDVARAVGALRVAYLVRSTGNRRPDTVEVYHDRIRQAVARHMTAAQRRDGHRQLALALESAAAPDADALAMHWQEAGDAERAARYALAAGDQAAAALAFDRAATRYRTALACLSDGPDRHAALVKLGDALANAGRGVDAARAYQDALPTANRAERLELQRRAAEQLLRCGHLDEGLDQIRSVLDAVGMTLPRTSRAALLQLLWRRLRIFLRGLRYRPRDESELSEAELRRIDVCWSVAAGLSLVDPVQCTNFQARHTLLALAAGEQSRIARALGVEAAFVALGGHKKLARAERLVDAARAAANASGDPHAVGMTQSCAGMVAFLCGDVRRARAYCEPAEEILRVRCTGALWELMSTQVFTMWALFFLGELRELARRVPAILAEALDRGDLYASADLRMGIASFAWLVDDAPDEAERQIDEAIAPWSQKGYHLQHYYELIARAHIDLYRGEPDRAWRRVEEGWRPFARSLHLRIEQVRIEAVHLRGRCALAAAAAAAGEVERARLLREVLRIARRLSREAPTWAGGCAALLRAGVHHLRGETGEAATELRKAIAAFDQSGHGVFGQAARARLATVQPSMATVERAAFEEWCARQRLPRPERIVAVLVPGFD from the coding sequence ATGCCGGACCTCGAGGACACAGACCCCTCCGAACTCGAGGACACGGATCGGTTCCGCATCGTCGCGCGCATCGGCGACGGCGGCATGGGCGTCGTCTACGAGGCCATCGACCGCGACAGCGACCAGCGCGTCGCCCTCAAGACGCTCAAGTCGATGCGAGCCGACGCGCTGCTGCGGTTCAAGCAGGAGTTCCGCTCGCTGCGCGACATCCGCCATCCGAATCTCGTGTCGCTCGGCGAGCTGATCGAGGACCGCGGCACCTGGTTCTTCACGATGGAGCTGGTCGACGGCCAGGACTTCCTCGCGTACGTCCGCACCGGCACCGACCACGTCGCGGACGAAACCCCGCAGTGGTCGCAGCCAACGGTCGACGACGCGGACTCGACGGTCACGATGGGGATCCCGCCGAGCCGCCGCCGCTACGGCACCGGGTTCGACGAGGCGCGCCTGCGCAGCGCGTTCGCGCAGCTCGCCGCGGGCGTGTCCGCGCTCCACGCCGCGGGCAAGGTCCACCGCGACATCAAGCCGTCGAACATCCGCGTCACCCCGGACGGGCGGGTCGTCCTGCTCGACTTCGGCCTCGTGCGCGCCATCGGCAACAGCGACGACGACCTCACGGCCAGCGACCGGCTCGTCGGCACCGTGCGCTACATGGCCCCCGAACAGGCGGCCACCGGCACCCCGGTCGGGCCGGCCGCCGATTGGTACAGCGTCGGCGTGCTGCTGTACCAGTCGCTCACCGGGCGCCTGCCGTTCGATGGCCCGCCGATGCAAGTGCTGATGAACAAGCAGCGCAGCCGCCCGGTCCACCCGCGCAGCCTCGAGCCCGACCTGCCCGACGATCTCGCCGAGTTGTGCATACAGCTTCTGGCGACCGACCCGGCCGACCGGCCGACGGAGCGCCAAATTCGCGCCGTGCTGCGCCCACCGGGCGCACCGGCGACGGAGCCGTCGCGTCCGTCGGTCACCCGGTCAGCCGTGTTCGTCGGCCGCGCGCGCGAACTCGACGCCCTGCAGGCCGCGTACGAGGCGAGCCGCGCCGGCGCGCCCGTCGTCGCGCTGGTCTGCGGCGAGTCCGGAATTGGCAAGAGTGCGCTCGTGCAGCAGTTCATCGGGATGCTGACCGCGCGCGATGCCCGCGTGGTCGCGCTGGCGGGTCGCTGCTTCGAACGCGAGTCGGTGCCGTACAAGGCGGTCGATGAGTTGATGGACGCGCTCGTGCGCCACATGCACCGGCTGCCGGCGATGGAGGCCGCGGCGCTCGTGCCGCATCGGGCGGCGCTGCTGGCGGACGTGTTCCCGGTGCTGCGACAGGTGCAGGCGATCGCCCAGGCGCCGCGGCCCGCGCACGCGGCCGCCGAACCGCGCCAACAACGCGCCGCCGTATTTCGCGCGCTGCGCGAGCTGTTCGTCCGCTTCGCGGAGCGGCGACCGCTCGTGCTCGCGATCGACGATTTGCAGTGGGCCGACGCCGACAGCCTCGCTCTGCTCGCCGACGTGCTGCGCCCGCCGGACGCGCCGCCGTTGCTCCTGGTGGCCACGCTGCGGCCCGCCGAACCCGGCGCCGATACGGCGATCGCGGCGCTGCCGGGCGACGTGCGCCGGATCGACCTGTCGCGACTGGCCGACGAGGAGGCGCGGGAGCTTGCCGAGTTGCTGCTGCGCTTCGCCGGGCCGGACGCGACCCTGCGGCCGGAGGACGTCGCGGCGGAGGCGGCCGGCCACCCGCTGTTCATCCACGAACTGGTCCACCACTGTGAAATGTTCGGGGCGGCGGGCGGCAGAGCGATGGCGTTGGAGGACGCGCTGTGGGCGCGCGTCGAGCGCCTCGATCCGTTGGCGCGACGCGTGGTCGAGTTGGTCGTTCTCGCCAACGGCCCGATCGCGCTCGAACGAATCGCGGCCGCGGCGCAGTTGGAGTTCTCGGACGTCGCGCGCGCCGTTGGCGCCTTGCGGGTCGCCTATCTCGTTCGTTCCACGGGCAACCGTCGGCCGGACACGGTCGAGGTCTACCACGACCGCATCCGCCAGGCAGTCGCGCGCCACATGACCGCGGCACAGCGGCGCGACGGCCACCGCCAGCTCGCTCTCGCGCTCGAAAGCGCCGCAGCCCCCGACGCCGACGCCCTCGCGATGCACTGGCAGGAAGCCGGCGACGCCGAGCGCGCGGCGCGCTATGCGCTCGCCGCCGGCGACCAGGCCGCGGCCGCGCTCGCGTTCGACCGGGCGGCGACGCGCTACCGCACCGCGCTCGCGTGCCTATCCGACGGACCCGACCGCCACGCCGCTCTCGTCAAGCTGGGCGACGCGCTCGCGAACGCCGGTCGCGGCGTGGATGCCGCGCGCGCCTATCAAGACGCCCTGCCGACGGCCAACCGCGCCGAGCGCCTCGAACTGCAGCGCCGGGCGGCCGAACAGCTGTTGCGCTGCGGCCACCTCGACGAGGGGCTCGACCAGATTCGCAGCGTGCTGGACGCGGTCGGCATGACACTGCCGCGGACGTCGCGCGCGGCGTTGTTGCAGCTGCTGTGGCGCCGGCTGCGCATCTTCCTGCGCGGGCTGCGGTATCGGCCGCGCGACGAGAGCGAGCTGTCGGAGGCCGAGCTGCGCCGCATCGACGTGTGTTGGTCGGTCGCGGCCGGCCTGTCTCTCGTCGATCCGGTGCAGTGCACGAACTTCCAGGCGCGACACACGCTGCTGGCGCTCGCGGCCGGCGAGCAATCGCGCATCGCGCGCGCGTTGGGCGTCGAGGCGGCGTTCGTCGCGCTCGGCGGCCACAAGAAACTCGCACGCGCCGAGCGCCTGGTCGACGCGGCGCGCGCGGCGGCCAACGCCAGCGGCGACCCCCACGCAGTGGGCATGACGCAATCGTGCGCCGGCATGGTGGCGTTCTTGTGCGGCGACGTACGGCGGGCGCGGGCCTACTGCGAGCCCGCCGAGGAGATCCTGCGGGTGCGCTGCACCGGTGCGCTGTGGGAGCTGATGTCGACGCAGGTGTTCACGATGTGGGCTCTGTTCTTCCTCGGCGAGCTGCGCGAACTCGCTCGCCGCGTGCCGGCGATCCTGGCCGAGGCGCTGGACCGGGGCGACCTGTACGCATCGGCGGACCTGCGCATGGGGATCGCGAGCTTCGCGTGGCTGGTCGACGACGCGCCGGACGAGGCGGAGCGCCAAATCGACGAGGCGATCGCGCCGTGGTCGCAGAAGGGCTACCACCTGCAGCACTACTACGAGCTGATCGCGCGCGCGCACATCGATCTGTACCGGGGCGAGCCGGACCGCGCGTGGCGTCGGGTCGAGGAGGGCTGGCGACCGTTCGCGAGGTCGCTGCACCTGCGGATCGAACAGGTGCGGATCGAGGCGGTGCACCTGCGCGGTCGGTGCGCGCTCGCGGCGGCGGCGGCCGCGGCGGGCGAGGTGGAGCGCGCGCGGCTGCTGCGCGAGGTGCTGCGCATCGCGCGCCGGCTGTCGCGGGAGGCGCC